ATAAGCTCGTTCTGATTTCGGACGGCAACCCGAACGGAGCCCAACTCGTTGCGTTCTGGCGCGAGGAGATCCCGGCGGACTTCGAGCAGAAGCCGGGGACCCGTTCGCGGCGAATCGCCGATCAGATCCCCATCCCGGCGGCCACGACGACCGTCGAGGCTTCACCGGCGGCCTACGGCACCGGCGTCGTCCTCTTGAACTCGACGTACCCGGAGTCGGCACCCTTTCCGCTCAACATCGTCGGCAACGCGTTCCTGGCGGGGACAACGAGGAAGGCCCCTCTCGGCGCCCAGAAGTTCGAGTGGGACGCCGATGAGAACCGGTTCAAAGCGACCTGGTTCCTCCCGGAGATCGACAACACCGACTGGGTGCCGCCCACCGTCTCGCCCCACAACGGCCTCGCCTACGTGGCGACCAAGGTCGACGGGACCTACGAGTATCGGGCCATCGACTGGGAGACTGGGGCGGAGGTCGCCCGGTGGTCCTTCCCTGACGACAGCGTGCTCTGGAACAACTGGGGAGGAATTACCACCCTCTTGGAGGACGGCGACCTGCTGCTCGGCGGGTTCTTCGGTGTGAAGCGCTACGACATCGGGCACCTCCGCTAGGGGTGCTTTCGGGGCTCTTGCGTCTCGCATTTCGAGACCGGAGGCATTTGGCCGTTGACAAACATCATCTCTGTGATGTTTCTTTATGGCCTGTAAAGACGGGGGTCTCTCTCCGTTCGACGCTGGAGGTCCTGCCCATGAGCTCGTGTTTGCCTTCTTCCGCCACTCGTCCCTCTCTCCTCTCGAGCGCCGTGCTGGCCCTCGCAGTGCTGTGCTTCGCGCTGCCCGCAGCCGCGGGGCAGGGGCCATGGGAACGAACCGAGACACGCGACGAGTGTCTGGATTACGATTCCTTGCGGCAGCCGTACTTCGGCGACACGCACGTGCACACGGCGTTATCCATGGACGCCGTAGTCAACAGCACACCGAACTACCCGAGCGACGCGTACGACTTCGCCAAGGGCGCAGCGCTGCCCTACACCCTGGGCAACCCGGTGGCGACGGCGCAGCTGAAGCGGCCGCTCGACTATGCGATAGCGACCGACCATGGCGAGTTCCTCGGCGAGACCCAGATCTGCCTGGACCCCGGCCACCCCCAGTACAATGCCCCGGAGTGTGTGCTCCTTCGCGCCGACATCGGTCAGAGCTTCAACGGACCGCTGGATGCGGCGAGCTTTCTTGCGTTCTACTTTCCCACCAATGCACCCACGCCGCGCTTTGCGTGGTGCGGCGCCGGGAGCGTGGACTGCCTCGCTGTCACGTCGACGGTGTGGGGCAGCATCCAGTCGGATGCCGAGGCGCACTACGATCGCAGTGATGCTTGCGGCTTCACGACATTCGTCGGCTACGAATGGTCGGGGAATCCCAACTTCAACAACCTGCATCGCAATGTGATCTTCCGGAACGAGAACGTCGTGCCGCTCCCCATCAGCTACTACGAAGAGCCCCATGCGCACGGTCTCTGGAACGCTCTCAAGACGCAGTGCGAAGACGCCGGCACTGGCTGTGACGTGTTGGCCATTCCGCACAACTCGAACATCTCCGGTGGCCAGATGTTCCTTCCGCAGAACGAAGACCTGTCGCCCCACACCGCTGCGGACGCGGCGCTTCGCTCGCGGATCGAGCCCATCGTCGAGGTGAATCAGCACAAGGCAGACTCGGAATGTCACACGTTGTTCTCGCCGAACGACGAGCTGTGCGGCTTCGAGAAGACGAACATCGGTTCGCAATTGCCGTCCAGCAGCCCTGAGCAGGCGAGCTTCGTTCGGGACGCGCTTCTCGTGGGCCTTCAGGAGGATCGTCGCATCGGCGTGAACCCGATGAACTACGGGATGATTAGCGCAACCGACGGCCACATGGGCATGTCGGGCCTCGTCCGCGAGGATGAGTACTACGGCCACGTTGGGGCCTTTGACCAAACGCCGGAGCAGCAGATCATCGACAACAGCCTGTTTCACGCAGGCACGAACCCCGGTGGCCTAGGGGTCATCTGGGCGGAAGAGAACTCCCGCGACGCCCTCTTCGCGGCGATGGATCGTCGTGAGGTGTACTCTACGACCGGCTCGCGGCCGATTGTCCGCTTCTTCGCAGGTCGTCTGCCCAAGGACATCTGCTCGAGCGGTGACTTCGCGCGCGAGGGCTACGTGAACGGTGTTCCCATGGGCGGCGAGTTCGGCCGTCGTGGTCCGAAATTTGCCGTTTTGGCGACCAAAGACCCGGGCCCCTCGGGTCTGCCGGGCAACGACCTGCAGCGGATTCAGGTCGTGAAGGGCTGGGTCGACAGCGCCGGCAACAAGCACGAAGAGACGTTTGACATCGGCGGAGACCCCGACAACGGCGCAGGTGTCGACACGGCGACCTGCACGACGACCGGCACGGGCTTCGACACGATTTGCGCGACCTGGACCGATCCGGCCTTCCACAAGGAAGAACGCGCCTTCTACTACGCTCGCGTCGTGGAGAACCCGTCCTGCCGCTGGTCGCAGTACTTGTGCAACACCGCGGCGGTCGACTGCAACGGCGTCGTCCCGCCCGAGTTCGCCCTCTGCTGCGACGGAAGCCTGCCGGAGACGATTCAGGAGCGCGCGGTTACCTCGCCGATCTTCTACCGCCCGGAGACCTTCTCCAAGATGCGAGCGAAGATCCTGAAGAAGAGCATCGCGCTGGGAGACGAAGAGCTTCGTGTTTTCGCGAAGATCGTCCAGGCCCACGCCGATCTCGACCCGGATGCGAACGATCTCACGCTGGAGATCCGGGACGCCGCGGTCGTGTACTCGGTCACCGTCCCGGCCGGCACGATGGTGAAGAAGGGCACGACGTGGCTTTTGAAGGATCCGCTCGGCACGCTCGGCGGCATCAAGCTCCTCAAGGTCAAGATCAAGGGCAACGGTGGTGCGACGATCAGCTTGAAGACCATCGGCATGCCGCTTTCATCCATCGGCTTCGACGAGCACATGGTTCACGTGGTCCTCACGAGCGGCAACA
This DNA window, taken from Candidatus Binatia bacterium, encodes the following:
- a CDS encoding DUF3604 domain-containing protein, yielding MSSCLPSSATRPSLLSSAVLALAVLCFALPAAAGQGPWERTETRDECLDYDSLRQPYFGDTHVHTALSMDAVVNSTPNYPSDAYDFAKGAALPYTLGNPVATAQLKRPLDYAIATDHGEFLGETQICLDPGHPQYNAPECVLLRADIGQSFNGPLDAASFLAFYFPTNAPTPRFAWCGAGSVDCLAVTSTVWGSIQSDAEAHYDRSDACGFTTFVGYEWSGNPNFNNLHRNVIFRNENVVPLPISYYEEPHAHGLWNALKTQCEDAGTGCDVLAIPHNSNISGGQMFLPQNEDLSPHTAADAALRSRIEPIVEVNQHKADSECHTLFSPNDELCGFEKTNIGSQLPSSSPEQASFVRDALLVGLQEDRRIGVNPMNYGMISATDGHMGMSGLVREDEYYGHVGAFDQTPEQQIIDNSLFHAGTNPGGLGVIWAEENSRDALFAAMDRREVYSTTGSRPIVRFFAGRLPKDICSSGDFAREGYVNGVPMGGEFGRRGPKFAVLATKDPGPSGLPGNDLQRIQVVKGWVDSAGNKHEETFDIGGDPDNGAGVDTATCTTTGTGFDTICATWTDPAFHKEERAFYYARVVENPSCRWSQYLCNTAAVDCNGVVPPEFALCCDGSLPETIQERAVTSPIFYRPETFSKMRAKILKKSIALGDEELRVFAKIVQAHADLDPDANDLTLEIRDAAVVYSVTVPAGTMVKKGTTWLLKDPLGTLGGIKLLKVKIKGNGGATISLKTIGMPLSSIGFDEHMVHVVLTSGNMLLRHRRMWVEMNGGKALGTSR